One window of the Paenibacillus beijingensis genome contains the following:
- a CDS encoding Lin0512 family protein, translated as MEKLFFIEIGMGTDLHGQNITKAAVRAVQNAIHHNSMPGLVSVLPDGSLHNMKVNVKLALPCDKEKLDYELVKAELPYGQVTIEAVDGGMVTTSGVVLKDKDDVNDLIYVVLASVEVGY; from the coding sequence ATGGAAAAGCTGTTTTTCATCGAAATCGGTATGGGAACGGATCTGCACGGACAGAACATCACGAAAGCCGCTGTGCGCGCGGTACAGAACGCTATCCATCACAATTCAATGCCGGGACTCGTATCCGTGCTCCCCGACGGGTCGCTGCACAACATGAAAGTAAATGTGAAGCTGGCGCTTCCATGCGATAAGGAGAAGCTGGATTACGAGCTGGTCAAGGCCGAGCTGCCATACGGACAGGTAACGATTGAAGCAGTGGATGGCGGTATGGTGACGACGAGCGGGGTTGTGCTTAAAGACAAGGATGATGTGAACGACCTGATTTACGTCGTGCTGGCTTCCGTGGAGGTCGGCTATTAG